In Prevotella sp. oral taxon 475, one DNA window encodes the following:
- a CDS encoding leucine-rich repeat domain-containing protein, protein MNDAISKIIFPETLTSLGLIGLIGLKELTLPAAVNSLDYASLMNLETLRIKNATPPTTASSGFYFPKIKKIFVPADAATAYSQAEKWSDFASKYYGEVTIGASGYATYYLVNDNFEVPAGCTAYVITEVKKESGQYQAKTEAFAAGSIIPAGQAVILKGTAGHTYAYKANLTGTPVTIAKNLLVGTATEQTLNAAGYKYFLFGSGPDGQGFYRQTGHDINSIHLKAHKAGLRLPSTAIGSAKSFVIDFSTPETTSIRSVGSAVQPSKEDVYFDLQGRRVLHPTRGIYIVNGKKVVKE, encoded by the coding sequence ATGAATGACGCAATCAGTAAAATTATCTTTCCTGAAACGCTAACGAGTCTCGGTCTTATTGGACTCATCGGACTTAAAGAATTGACCTTACCGGCAGCAGTGAATTCACTGGATTATGCTTCTTTAATGAATCTTGAGACTCTTCGCATAAAGAATGCTACTCCCCCAACCACGGCTTCTTCCGGTTTCTATTTTCCAAAAATTAAAAAGATTTTTGTTCCCGCTGATGCTGCTACGGCATATTCCCAAGCTGAGAAATGGTCTGATTTCGCCAGTAAGTATTATGGTGAAGTGACAATTGGGGCCAGTGGCTATGCCACCTATTATTTGGTTAATGACAACTTCGAGGTACCGGCAGGTTGTACGGCCTACGTCATCACCGAGGTGAAAAAGGAAAGCGGGCAATATCAAGCCAAGACCGAGGCCTTTGCCGCCGGCAGCATCATCCCCGCCGGGCAAGCTGTAATATTGAAAGGCACGGCCGGACATACCTATGCCTACAAGGCCAACCTGACCGGAACACCCGTTACCATTGCTAAGAATCTGCTTGTGGGCACGGCCACCGAGCAAACCCTCAACGCTGCGGGCTACAAATACTTCCTCTTCGGTAGCGGTCCCGACGGACAGGGCTTCTACAGGCAGACCGGGCACGACATCAACTCTATCCATCTCAAGGCGCACAAAGCCGGATTGCGACTCCCCAGCACCGCCATCGGTTCGGCCAAGAGCTTCGTGATCGACTTCTCCACGCCCGAAACTACCAGCATCCGCTCCGTTGGTTCCGCAGTCCAGCCGAGTAAAGAAGACGTCTACTTCGACTTGCAAGGTCGTCGCGTTCTTCATCCCACCCGCGGCATTTACATTGTCAATGGAAAGAAAGTAGTCAAGGAATAA
- a CDS encoding DNA-directed RNA polymerase subunit alpha, whose product MAILAFQKPDKVVMLEANDKFGRFEFRPLEPGFGVTIGNSLRRILLSSLEGFAINTVRIAGVEHEFSSVPGVKEDVTNMILNLKQVRFKQVVEEFENEKVSITVENVTEFKAGDIGKYLTGFEVLNPDLVICHLDAKASLQIDLTVNKGRGYVPADENREFCTDVNVLPIDSIYTPIRNVRYAVEPYRVEQKTDYDKLVIDVTTDGSISPKDALKEAAKILIYHFMLFSDEKISLESPEVDGNEEFDEEVLHMRQLLKTKLVDMNLSVRALNCLKAADVETLGDLVQYNKTDLLKFRNFGKKSLSELDDLLEGLNLSFGTDIAKYKLDKD is encoded by the coding sequence ATGGCGATATTAGCATTTCAAAAACCTGATAAAGTTGTAATGTTGGAGGCCAATGACAAATTCGGCAGGTTCGAATTCCGTCCTCTTGAGCCAGGGTTTGGCGTTACCATAGGTAATTCCCTCCGTCGCATTCTTCTTTCATCTCTTGAAGGCTTCGCTATCAACACCGTGCGTATTGCCGGGGTTGAGCACGAATTCTCTTCAGTGCCAGGTGTGAAAGAAGATGTAACCAACATGATCTTGAATTTGAAACAAGTAAGATTCAAGCAAGTAGTAGAAGAATTCGAGAACGAAAAAGTTAGTATCACGGTAGAGAACGTAACAGAGTTCAAAGCTGGAGATATTGGTAAGTATCTGACTGGATTTGAAGTGTTAAACCCTGATTTGGTGATTTGTCATTTAGATGCCAAAGCTTCATTGCAGATTGATCTTACCGTTAACAAAGGGCGTGGATACGTTCCTGCTGACGAGAATCGAGAATTCTGCACTGATGTAAATGTACTCCCCATCGATTCCATTTACACCCCAATCCGTAATGTGCGTTATGCCGTTGAGCCGTATCGTGTTGAGCAGAAGACCGACTACGACAAACTGGTGATTGACGTTACGACGGATGGTTCCATTAGTCCGAAGGATGCACTGAAAGAGGCCGCTAAGATTCTTATCTATCACTTCATGTTGTTCTCCGACGAAAAGATTTCTCTTGAGAGTCCCGAAGTCGATGGCAACGAAGAGTTTGATGAGGAAGTGTTGCACATGCGACAATTGCTGAAGACCAAGTTGGTGGATATGAACCTCAGCGTTCGTGCGCTCAACTGTCTGAAAGCGGCCGACGTGGAAACACTGGGCGACCTTGTGCAATACAACAAGACCGACCTCTTGAAGTTCCGTAACTTCGGTAAGAAATCGCTCTCAGAGCTTGATGATTTGCTCGAGGGTCTGAATCTGTCTTTTGGAACCGATATTGCAAAGTATAAACTTGACAAGGATTAA
- the gdhA gene encoding NADP-specific glutamate dehydrogenase: protein MEVEKIMQELERKHPGEPEFLQAVKEVLVSIKDVYNQHPEFEKAKLIERMVEPERVITFRVPWTDDKGEVHVNIGYRVQFNGAIGPYKGGLRFHPSVNLSILKFLGFEQTFKNALTTLPMGGGKGGSDFAPRGRSDAEIMRFCQAFMTELYRHIGPNEDVPAGDIGVGGREIGYLFGMYRKLTHQFEGVLTGKGLEWGGSIFRPEATGYGALYFVNQMLQTKGIDIKGKTVALSGFGNVAWGAAKKANELGAKVITLSGPDGYIYDPEGISGKKIDYMLELRNSGNDICAPYAEQFPGAQFFAGKKPWETKADIYLPCATQNELNGADADSILAFKPVCVAEVSNMGCTAEAAEKFVASKTLFAPGKAVNAGGVATSGLEMTQNSLRLGWTGKEVDERLHHIMSSIHEQCVKYGTEADGYIDYVKGANIAGFMKVANAMMAQGIV from the coding sequence ATGGAAGTGGAGAAAATCATGCAAGAACTGGAGCGTAAGCATCCAGGTGAGCCTGAATTCCTTCAGGCAGTCAAAGAAGTGCTCGTTTCAATCAAGGATGTGTACAATCAGCATCCAGAGTTTGAAAAAGCAAAACTCATTGAACGGATGGTAGAACCTGAAAGGGTCATCACATTCCGCGTTCCTTGGACAGACGACAAGGGAGAAGTGCATGTCAACATCGGTTATCGCGTGCAGTTCAACGGCGCCATCGGTCCGTATAAAGGCGGTTTGCGTTTCCATCCATCCGTTAACCTCTCTATTTTAAAGTTCTTAGGCTTTGAGCAAACATTCAAGAATGCCCTTACGACGTTGCCGATGGGCGGCGGAAAGGGCGGTTCCGACTTTGCCCCCCGCGGACGAAGCGATGCCGAAATCATGCGGTTCTGCCAAGCCTTTATGACCGAACTATATCGCCACATCGGCCCGAACGAAGATGTGCCCGCAGGCGACATCGGCGTAGGCGGCCGCGAAATCGGCTATCTCTTCGGAATGTATCGCAAACTGACACACCAGTTTGAAGGCGTTCTCACAGGCAAAGGCTTGGAATGGGGCGGCTCCATCTTCCGTCCCGAGGCCACTGGTTACGGCGCACTCTACTTCGTCAACCAAATGTTGCAAACCAAAGGCATCGACATCAAGGGCAAGACGGTAGCCTTGAGCGGCTTCGGCAACGTAGCCTGGGGTGCAGCCAAGAAAGCAAACGAACTGGGAGCAAAGGTCATCACTCTGAGCGGACCTGATGGTTACATCTATGACCCGGAAGGAATCAGCGGCAAGAAAATCGATTATATGCTCGAGCTTCGCAACAGCGGCAACGACATCTGCGCACCTTATGCAGAGCAGTTCCCGGGTGCTCAATTCTTCGCCGGTAAGAAACCGTGGGAGACGAAGGCAGACATCTATCTGCCATGTGCCACCCAAAACGAGCTGAACGGTGCCGATGCAGACAGCATCTTGGCGTTTAAGCCCGTCTGCGTGGCCGAGGTTTCAAACATGGGCTGCACGGCAGAAGCCGCAGAAAAGTTCGTAGCATCGAAGACGTTGTTCGCTCCTGGTAAGGCGGTTAACGCTGGTGGCGTAGCCACGTCGGGCCTGGAGATGACGCAAAACTCCCTCCGTTTGGGTTGGACCGGAAAGGAGGTAGACGAGCGTCTGCACCACATCATGTCGTCCATCCACGAGCAGTGCGTAAAATATGGCACTGAAGCAGATGGTTACATCGACTATGTGAAGGGTGCCAACATCGCTGGATTTATGAAGGTGGCCAACGCCATGATGGCGCAAGGCATCGTATAG
- a CDS encoding transcriptional regulator — translation MTSKQTYTTPLSHIIRLTTDGDLAQQQFPVNSHHSISEGDAKQGDFFDEEDETQFEERPWEDAAY, via the coding sequence ATGACAAGCAAACAAACATACACCACGCCCCTCAGCCACATCATCCGTCTCACAACCGATGGCGACCTGGCTCAGCAACAGTTTCCCGTCAACTCTCACCATTCCATCAGCGAGGGTGACGCCAAGCAGGGCGACTTCTTCGACGAAGAAGACGAAACGCAGTTTGAAGAACGACCCTGGGAAGACGCAGCATATTAG
- the rplQ gene encoding 50S ribosomal protein L17: protein MRHNKKFNHLGRTAPHRNAMLANMAISLIMHKRITTTLAKAKALKKYVEPLITRSKDDTTNSRRVVFRYLQNKYAITELFKEVAAKVGDRPGGYTRIIKLGVRKGDAAEIAFIELVDFDENMAKTPKAEAKKTRRSRKAAPKAEAPVTEATPVEEAPKAETAEEAKAE from the coding sequence ATGAGACATAATAAGAAATTCAACCACTTGGGTCGTACTGCACCTCACCGTAATGCTATGTTGGCTAACATGGCCATTTCGCTGATCATGCACAAAAGAATCACTACGACCCTTGCCAAAGCCAAAGCCTTAAAGAAATATGTAGAGCCGCTGATCACACGCTCGAAGGATGATACCACCAACTCGCGTCGTGTGGTTTTCCGTTACTTGCAAAACAAGTATGCCATTACAGAGCTCTTCAAAGAAGTAGCAGCAAAGGTGGGCGACCGTCCCGGCGGATATACTCGTATCATCAAGTTGGGTGTTCGTAAGGGCGATGCTGCTGAAATCGCTTTCATCGAGCTTGTAGACTTTGATGAGAACATGGCTAAGACACCGAAAGCGGAAGCCAAGAAGACACGTCGTAGTCGTAAGGCTGCTCCTAAGGCAGAGGCTCCTGTTACTGAGGCAACTCCTGTAGAAGAAGCTCCCAAGGCGGAGACTGCAGAAGAAGCAAAGGCAGAATAG
- a CDS encoding septal ring lytic transglycosylase RlpA family protein, whose product MTHFRNVLFIVLLTTGFIPLYAQQRGKASFYSRRATGARTSSGERLHHDSLTCAHRTHPFGTLLKVKNLSNGKEVVVRVTDRGPFGRGRIIDLSWAAAKALGMLSQGVAAVEIVPVRPTTIPFKDDAPTEIPRMEFDLVENDYPDNAFWKKEETEKAAKKDGKTVGKKSEAGKPEQLPRQPSSGKEKEIVNKNNPTSIETTNPKRDSLHKKAITPKRRMAKKHKFSKKRRRK is encoded by the coding sequence GTGACGCATTTCAGAAACGTATTGTTTATAGTACTCCTCACAACAGGCTTTATCCCTTTGTATGCACAACAAAGGGGTAAAGCCTCTTTTTATTCTCGGCGGGCAACTGGTGCACGCACCAGCAGCGGCGAACGGCTGCATCACGACAGCCTGACATGCGCCCACCGCACACATCCCTTCGGCACCTTGCTCAAAGTGAAAAACCTCTCTAATGGTAAAGAGGTAGTGGTGCGGGTGACCGATCGCGGTCCTTTCGGACGAGGCAGAATCATCGACCTCTCCTGGGCTGCGGCCAAGGCTTTGGGCATGCTCTCGCAAGGAGTTGCAGCCGTAGAAATTGTTCCGGTCAGGCCTACCACCATCCCCTTCAAAGACGATGCACCTACCGAGATACCTCGAATGGAATTCGACCTCGTAGAAAATGATTATCCCGACAATGCATTCTGGAAGAAAGAGGAAACAGAGAAGGCTGCGAAGAAAGACGGGAAGACGGTGGGTAAGAAAAGCGAAGCGGGCAAGCCGGAACAGTTGCCACGCCAACCTTCCTCGGGGAAAGAAAAAGAAATAGTCAATAAAAACAACCCCACCTCCATCGAGACGACAAACCCGAAGAGAGATTCCCTTCATAAAAAGGCCATCACCCCCAAGCGGCGAATGGCGAAAAAACACAAGTTCAGTAAGAAAAGACGAAGGAAATAA
- the rpsD gene encoding 30S ribosomal protein S4: protein MARYIGPKSKIARRFGEPIFGADKVLSKRNFPPGQHGNNRRRKTSEYGVMLAEKQKAKYTYGVLERQFRNMFEKAAKAEGITGEVLLQNLESRLDNVVFRLGLAPTRAAARQLVGHKHIVVDGKVVNIPSYSVKAGQIVGVREKAKSLEVIEAALAGFNHSKFPWIEWDDASKSGKFLHKPERADIPENIKEQLIVELYSK, encoded by the coding sequence ATGGCAAGATATATAGGTCCGAAATCTAAAATTGCTCGCCGATTTGGTGAACCCATCTTCGGTGCAGACAAAGTTTTGTCCAAGAGAAACTTCCCTCCTGGACAGCATGGCAACAACCGTCGCAGAAAGACTTCAGAGTACGGTGTCATGTTGGCAGAGAAGCAAAAGGCTAAATACACTTACGGCGTATTGGAACGTCAGTTCCGCAATATGTTTGAAAAAGCAGCAAAGGCCGAGGGTATTACCGGTGAGGTATTGTTGCAGAACCTCGAAAGTCGTTTGGATAACGTCGTATTTCGTTTGGGTCTAGCTCCTACCCGCGCAGCAGCACGGCAGCTTGTAGGCCATAAGCATATCGTCGTTGATGGCAAGGTTGTCAACATTCCCTCTTATTCAGTGAAAGCCGGACAGATTGTCGGTGTTCGCGAGAAGGCAAAATCGCTCGAAGTAATTGAGGCAGCACTTGCCGGCTTTAACCACAGCAAGTTCCCTTGGATTGAGTGGGATGATGCTTCTAAAAGTGGAAAATTCCTGCATAAGCCCGAGCGTGCCGACATTCCTGAGAACATTAAGGAACAGTTAATCGTTGAGTTGTACTCTAAATAA